TGGATTTGGCACAACACATCGTGCATGGGGTGGTTCATAATGAGACAAAGGCTGTTACCATTGATGATATCCTCAAAGTGGTATGCAAGCATTTCGACCTGGAACCGGCTGCCATACACACAAAATCCAGAAAGAGAGAAGTAGTTCAAGCAAGGCAGATCGCCATGTATCTCGCCAAAAATCACACAGACTTTTCAACATCCAAGATAGGTAAATTCATCGGTAACAAGGATCATGCAACCGTACTTCACGCCTGCAAAACCGTAAAAGGACAATTAGAGGTGGACAAGAGCTTTAGCGCAGAGGTACAGGAGATTGAGTCATTACTGAAGAAAAGAAATTAAAATACAAGTGTTTAAAGTATTAAGTATTATCCGTGCGGATACGCTTTATATGTATTTCACGCAGCTACGGTAATACTTAATACTTTCTTTAATACTTATTTCAAGAATCCTTGCTGACGAAGTACTTCCAATAGATTTTCAGACATAAATTCGTTATCTTTCTTTGTGTAACGTACATCTGTAAATACCTGGGCTAAAGTTTCTTTCTTGTTTTCTTCGATAAACTGTTTATTTTCCGGCAATGATTCTTTGTATGCGTAGAGCTTCTCTATCTCTTCCGGCGTATAATCGTGGTATTTTTCATCGTGCACGGCAGCTTCCAAGGGCAGGCGGTCTACTTGCGCGGGAATACCATCGGGATAACCTACCGTTATCGTCGTAAGAGGGAATACCAGTTCGGGCAATTGAAGAGTATCAATAATCATTTGGGGATTATAAGTAGTAGTACCCAAATAGCAAATACCGAGTCCTACTTCTTCAGCCAGCGTACAGAAAGTCTGCGCAACCAGCAAAGTATCCATAGACGCATTCATAAAAGACATTAAATTATCATAGCCCGGCACAGCTTTCCGCTGTTCGCACCACTTGCTGAAGCGACGGAAATCAGCACAAAAAGTAAGTACCACCGGTGCATTTTTTACCATCGGCTGGTTAAAATGAGCGGGCGAAAGTTTCTCCTTCATTTTCGTGTCGCGAGTGACAATTACACTATAAAGTTGCATCCCCCCCATCGTAGAAGCACGGAAAGAGGTTTCAAGCAAATCATTTAACAAATCAGGAGCAATATCCTTCGACTGGTATTTCCTGATTGTTCTTCTGTTCTTTACGGTTTCAAACATATCTTTTTTTTGCAAAGATATAAAAAGAAAAAACTATTCCACCATACTGATAGAAAAGAATAGTTTTCTTTTTGGAAAACTTTAACCTTTGAACAAAAATCAAATTTATCTGTTTATCAAATACTTAGCGCACACAAATGGAAAACTTGCAACCTGTTAATAAATTATTTCATTTTTATTTTGATAGATGAAAAAACATTCTTAGCTTTGCAGCTACATTTGTTAACGATAAGTAAACTTCTACACATTACTTATTAAAAATCAGATTTAGCACAAATTGAATCGTGGAAAAACAAATTTATTCTTATGACGAAGCCTACGAAGAATCTTTACGATATTTTCAAGGCGACGAGCTTGCTGCAAGGGTTTGGGTAAACAAATACGCAGTAAAGGATTCTTTCGGAAATATCTATGAAAAGTCTCCGGAAGACATGCATTGGAGAATTGCTAATGAAGTGGCACGTGTCGAATCAAAGTATCCGAATGCGCTGACAGCAAAAGAACTGTACGATTTACTGGATCACTTCAGATACATCGTTCCCCAAGGTAGCCCGATGACAGGAATCGGTAACGACTACCAGGTTGCTTCACTATCCAATTGCTTCGTTATCGGAGTAGATGGCGCTGCCGACTCATACGGGGCGATCATCAAAATCGACGAAGAACAGGTACAACTAATGAAAAGACGTGGTGGCGTGGGTCATGACTTGTCGCACATCCGTCCGAAAGGTTCTCCGGTTAAAAACTCCGCTTTGACTTCTACCGGTCTTGTTCCGTTCATGGAACGGTATTCTAATTCGACCCGTGAAGTAGCCCAGGACGGACGCCGTGGCGCATTGATGTTGAGCGTATCTATCAAGCATCCGGATTCCGAAGCTTTCATCGACGCCAAGATGACAGAAGGAAAGGTGACAGGCGCAAACGTTTCGGTTAAACTGGACGACGCTTTCATGCAGGCTGCCGTAGAGGAAAAACCTTACGTACAGCAGTATCCTATCGACTCGGCTAATCCGTCATTTACTAAAGAAATCGACGCTTCTACCCTATGGAAGAAGATTGTTCATAACGCATGGAAATCAGCAGAACCGGGTGTCCTGTTCTGGGATACGATTATCCGCGAATCTGTGCCCGATTGCTATGCAGACCTGGGTTACAAGACCGTATCTACTAATCCGTGTGGAGAAATTCCATTGTGTCCGTATGACTCTTGCCGTCTGTTGGCTATCAATCTATATTCTTATGTAGTGAATCCGTTCAAACCGGATGCTTACTTTGATTTCGATTTGTTCCACAAGCATGTAGCTTTGGCTCAACGTATCATGGACGACATCATCGACCTTGAACTGGAAAAGATCGAGCGCATCATGAACAAGATTGATGATGACCCGGAGAACGAAGAAGTAAAACGTGCGGAACGTGTACTTTGGGACAAGATATATAAGAAGAGCGGACAAGGTCGCCGTACTGGTGTAGGTATCACTGCCGAAGGTGACATGCTCGCTGCTTTGGGACTGCGCTACGGAACGGAAGAAGCAACGGAATTCTCAGAAAAAGTACACAAGGCAGTAGCTCTCGGAGCATACCGTTCGTCAGTAGAAATGGCGAAAGAACGTGGCGCTTTCGAGGTGTACGACAGCAAACGCGAACAGAACAATCCGTTCATCCAACGTTTGGCGGAAGCAGATCCGACACTGTACGAAGATATGAAGAAGTACGGACGCCGTAACATCGCTTGTCTGACTATCGCTCCTACCGGAACAACCAGTCTGATGACGCAGACTACTTCGGGTATCGAACCTGTGTTCCTGCCTGTTTACAAGCGCAGAAGAAAGGTGAATCCGAACGATACGAACGTTCATGTGGACTTTGTTGACGAGACAGGGGATGCTTTTGAAGAATATATCGTATTCCACCATAAGTTCGTTACCTGGATGGAAGCTAACGGATATGACCCGTCAAAACGCTATTCACAGGAAGAAATCGACGAGTTGGTAGCTAAGTCTCCTTATTACAAGGCTACTTCCAACGATGTAGACTGGTTGATGAAAGTGAAGATGCAGGGAAGAATCCAAAAATGGGTGGACCACTCCATCAGCGTGACTATCAATCTGCCGAATGACGTAGACGAGGATTTAGTAAACCGTCTGTATGTGGAAGCATGGAAATCCGGCTGTAAAGGATGTACCGTATATCGTGACGGTTCACGGTCCGGCGTATTGATTTCTACGAAGTCGGAAAAGAAAGAAGATTTACCGCCTTGCAAACCGCCTACGGTTGTAGAGGTACGTCCGAGAATTTTGGAAGCTGACGTGGTACGTTTCCAAAATAACAAGGAGAAATGGGTGGCTTTCGTCGGCCTGCTGGACGGACATCCTTACGAAATCTTCACCGGTTTGCAGGATGACGACGAAGGCATCCTGTTGCCTAAGAGCATAACTTCCGGACGTATCATCAAGAATGTTGATGAAGACGGTACAAAACGTTACGACTTCCAATTTGAGAACAAACGTGGATATAAGACGACCATTGAAGGACTGTCAGAGAAGTTTAACAAGGAATATTGGAACTATGCGAAATTAATTTCGGGAGTACTTCGCTACCGGATGCCGATTGAGCAGGTTATCAAGTTGGTAGGCTCTCTGCAATTGAACAGTGAAAGTATCAACACCTGGAAAAATGGTGTGGAACGTGCTTTGAAGAAGTATATTCAGGATGGAACCGAAGCCAAAGGAAAGAAATGTCCGAACTGCGGCAATGAGACATTAATTTATCAGGAAGGTTGCCTGATCTGCACTAGCTGCGGTGCTTCCAGATGTGGATAAACATCTTACGTATGTTAATTAATATATAAACAAAAGGTTAAAAGGAGTCCGCGAGGGTTCCTTTTATTTTTTATTCAAAAAAATGTCTTATACTTGCAGTGTCTTAAATATTCAATCAAAATCTAATATATATGATTTTATCATTTAATATCGAATATCGCACCAACTGGGGGGAAGAAGTCAGGCTTGCCGGCTTGTCCACGGAGTCTGTCCCCATGCACACAACAGATGGTATATACTGGACGGCAGAACTGGAAGTGGAAGTTCCCCAGGAAGGGTTAACTATCAATTATAACTATCAGATAGAACAAAACGGGAGCGTTATCCGCAAGGAATGGGACAATTTCCCACGATGTATTTTCCTGTCCGGCGTCCCCAGAAAGAAATACAGAATCAATGATTGCTGGAAAAATATTCCGGAGCAACTGTACCTTTACAGTTCGGCTTTTACGGAAGCATTATTGTCGCATCCCGAAAGGGAAAGTATTCCGCAAGGTCACAAGAAGGGACTGGTAATCAAAGCTTATGCTCCACGCATTAACAAGGATTACTGTTTGGGGATTTGTGGCAATCAGAAGGCATTAGGCAACTGGGAGCCGGAAAAGGCTGTTCTGATGAGTGACGCCAACTTCCCGGAATGGCAGGTGGAACTGGATGCCAGTAAACTCAAATATCCGCTGGAATATAAATTCGTTCTTTACAACAAGCTGGAAAAGAAAGTGGACTGTTGGGAAAATAATCCCAACCGCTACCTGGCAGACCCGGAAATAAAGACGAACGAAACGCTCGTGATTTCCGATCGGTACGCTTATTTTGATATTCCTGCTTGGAAGGGAGCAGGTATGGCTATTCCTGTGTTCTCGTTGAAATCGGAAAAGAGTTTCGGAGTCGGTGATTTCGGAGATTTGAAACGTATGATCGACTGGGCTGTACGCACCCATCAGAAGGTGATTCAGATTTTACCTATCAACGACACAACCATGACGCATGCATGGACGGATTCTTATCCTTACAACAGTATTTCTATCTATGCTTTCCATCCGATGTATGCGGATATGAAGCAAATGGGAACACTGAAAGATAAAGAAGCCGCATCCGGATTCAATAAAAAACAAAAGGAATTGAATAGTCTGACTGCCATTGATTATGAAGCGGTCAATCAGACGAAATGGGAGTTCTTCCGTTTAATTTTCCGGCAGGAAGGAGAAAAGGTTTTGGCTTCCAAAGGGTTCAAAGATTTCTTTGAAGCAAATAAGGAATGGTTACAGCCTTATGCTGTATTTAGCTATCTGCGTGATGCTTACCGGACGCCTAATTTCCGTGAATGGCCGAAATACTCTGTTTATAATGCAGAGGAAATAGAAAAGATGTGCCAGCCGGAGACGGCAGATTATCCGCATATCGCTTTATATTATTTCATCCAGTATCATCTGCATCTGCAATTACTGGCAGCTACGAAGTATGCCCGTGAGAAGGGTGTCGTACTGAAAGGGGATATTCCTATCGGTATCAGCCGTAACAGCGTGGAAGCCTGGACAGAACCGCATTATTTCAATCTGAACGGACAGGCAGGAGCTCCGCCCGATGATTTCTCTGTGAATGGGCAGAATTGGGGATTCCCCACTTACAACTGGGATGTAATGGAGAAAGACGGATACCGCTGGTGGATGAAGCGTTTCCAGAAGATGGCTGAATACTTTGACGCCTACCGGATTGACCA
The DNA window shown above is from Bacteroides faecium and carries:
- a CDS encoding 4-alpha-glucanotransferase, whose amino-acid sequence is MILSFNIEYRTNWGEEVRLAGLSTESVPMHTTDGIYWTAELEVEVPQEGLTINYNYQIEQNGSVIRKEWDNFPRCIFLSGVPRKKYRINDCWKNIPEQLYLYSSAFTEALLSHPERESIPQGHKKGLVIKAYAPRINKDYCLGICGNQKALGNWEPEKAVLMSDANFPEWQVELDASKLKYPLEYKFVLYNKLEKKVDCWENNPNRYLADPEIKTNETLVISDRYAYFDIPAWKGAGMAIPVFSLKSEKSFGVGDFGDLKRMIDWAVRTHQKVIQILPINDTTMTHAWTDSYPYNSISIYAFHPMYADMKQMGTLKDKEAASGFNKKQKELNSLTAIDYEAVNQTKWEFFRLIFRQEGEKVLASKGFKDFFEANKEWLQPYAVFSYLRDAYRTPNFREWPKYSVYNAEEIEKMCQPETADYPHIALYYFIQYHLHLQLLAATKYAREKGVVLKGDIPIGISRNSVEAWTEPHYFNLNGQAGAPPDDFSVNGQNWGFPTYNWDVMEKDGYRWWMKRFQKMAEYFDAYRIDHILGFFRIWEIPMNAVHGLLGQFAPSLPMSREEIESYGFTFRKEYLNPYIHESFLGQLFGPYTNTVKQDFLELADESGIYRMKPGFETQQEVKQFFAGKNDEDSIWIRDGLYSLISNVLFVPDKKEEGKYHPRIGVQRDFIFRALSEEDKNAFNKLYDQYYYHRHNEFWYQQAMKKLPQLTQSTRMLVCGEDLGMIPACVPSVMNDLRILSLEIQRMPKNPMYEFGHLEEYPYRSVCTISTHDMSTLRGWWEEDYQQTQRYYNTMLGHYGIAPTVATPELCEEIVRKHLNSNSILCILSFQDWLSIDGNLRNPNVQEERINVPSNPRNYWRYRMHITLEQLMKAQGLNDKIGELIKYTGRNPEK
- a CDS encoding adenosylcobalamin-dependent ribonucleoside-diphosphate reductase, which produces MEKQIYSYDEAYEESLRYFQGDELAARVWVNKYAVKDSFGNIYEKSPEDMHWRIANEVARVESKYPNALTAKELYDLLDHFRYIVPQGSPMTGIGNDYQVASLSNCFVIGVDGAADSYGAIIKIDEEQVQLMKRRGGVGHDLSHIRPKGSPVKNSALTSTGLVPFMERYSNSTREVAQDGRRGALMLSVSIKHPDSEAFIDAKMTEGKVTGANVSVKLDDAFMQAAVEEKPYVQQYPIDSANPSFTKEIDASTLWKKIVHNAWKSAEPGVLFWDTIIRESVPDCYADLGYKTVSTNPCGEIPLCPYDSCRLLAINLYSYVVNPFKPDAYFDFDLFHKHVALAQRIMDDIIDLELEKIERIMNKIDDDPENEEVKRAERVLWDKIYKKSGQGRRTGVGITAEGDMLAALGLRYGTEEATEFSEKVHKAVALGAYRSSVEMAKERGAFEVYDSKREQNNPFIQRLAEADPTLYEDMKKYGRRNIACLTIAPTGTTSLMTQTTSGIEPVFLPVYKRRRKVNPNDTNVHVDFVDETGDAFEEYIVFHHKFVTWMEANGYDPSKRYSQEEIDELVAKSPYYKATSNDVDWLMKVKMQGRIQKWVDHSISVTINLPNDVDEDLVNRLYVEAWKSGCKGCTVYRDGSRSGVLISTKSEKKEDLPPCKPPTVVEVRPRILEADVVRFQNNKEKWVAFVGLLDGHPYEIFTGLQDDDEGILLPKSITSGRIIKNVDEDGTKRYDFQFENKRGYKTTIEGLSEKFNKEYWNYAKLISGVLRYRMPIEQVIKLVGSLQLNSESINTWKNGVERALKKYIQDGTEAKGKKCPNCGNETLIYQEGCLICTSCGASRCG
- a CDS encoding NADPH-dependent oxidoreductase is translated as MFETVKNRRTIRKYQSKDIAPDLLNDLLETSFRASTMGGMQLYSVIVTRDTKMKEKLSPAHFNQPMVKNAPVVLTFCADFRRFSKWCEQRKAVPGYDNLMSFMNASMDTLLVAQTFCTLAEEVGLGICYLGTTTYNPQMIIDTLQLPELVFPLTTITVGYPDGIPAQVDRLPLEAAVHDEKYHDYTPEEIEKLYAYKESLPENKQFIEENKKETLAQVFTDVRYTKKDNEFMSENLLEVLRQQGFLK